The Dermacentor andersoni chromosome 1, qqDerAnde1_hic_scaffold, whole genome shotgun sequence genomic interval GGCACGCAAACTTGAGTAGGCTGATACATAAGCCTACGCGAGCACGGGTGCCACTGGTTTATTATATTACGATATTTTTATATTAAGCGGCTACAATTTGATGGCGCCTGTTCGGGATGCTGCCGTGCCGTGTATACGTATACTACGAATTACAACTACTCACGGTTTCCACGGTTCCAGCAGCTGCAGTCGCGGTCGAAGGGGCGTCGTTCTCAGGAGTGGTAGAGCTCAGGCCACTCGAGCTGCTTGCCACCTGCGCGGGAGGGCCTTCGCGGCTCTCAGAAGACGTTGTCGCCGGAGAGACGACCGTCAGACTGCTGTCCGACGGAGAGATGACGGTGGGGAGGAGACCTTCAGTATCGGTAGTTTCGCCTACGGACGACGTAACGATTGCCTCGGAATCTGAGGGACTCTGGACGGCAGTCCCGGGAACGGACGGCAACGATGTTGGTTTTTCCGCTGCGGGGGCGTCTTTCTCCAGCCCTTGTTGCGCAGGTTCGGGTTGCTGCTGGGGCTGCTGCTCAGGGATCCGCTGCTGCTCTGGCGCCTGTTCCAGTCGCTGCGCGGATCCGAAGAGCCACGGTAGTCGACTACGCAGTCTATCTCGGGTATGGCTGCAGCACTTGCAACCGCAACAGCTCATCAGTTGGCCCATGGCTTCGTTCTCGTGTACTCCGCAGCGTACGCAGTTGACGGTTGCAGCGTGTCTCGCTTCGGGCGGCTGATCAGATGAGGCGACCGGATGTCAGCGCAGCGTGTTGTGGAGGCTTGTGCTGCCAGCGCTTCCAGTTTTAAGGGTTTTGGCGAGTGACGTCAATCGAGCTAGTGACCAACAGTGCGCGAGTTGTGCTTATCGGAATGCCAACGTCATGCAGATAGGTATAGCGTGATCTTCGAGTGAGACATGAAACTATACGTCTTTCCGATCCCATCACGGAATTACTTTCGCTGTACTCGTTGCACTTGTAGCATAGGGCAATCGCTGCGTAGCTTGAGCAGCGGCTAGTAGATATCAGCGCTCTAGGAATACTTTCTGATAACCAGCGTGCTCGATAGTGCGATCCAAGCATGCGTAATTCTAGATCTGCCTTGAGCAAAACTAACAAAAATGATCTTCGCGTCGAGTCTCTACATAACTCGAGCACATAACCctaacagtgttctttttttcacccTCAGATATTATAAAACGAACACAATGGTTTACTTTCAATTATGCAGAGGCGACAAAAAAtagcaagaaagaaattaaaaaacAATGCCGAATGCACCCTTAGCATGGTCCGCATACTGCCATCTCCGTTTTGTATCTTCTACCTATAGCTTCGTTCTGTGTTAGCGGTGCACTAAGTCCGCGAGCCACCGCTTCCATTTACGGATGCGCGCTGCGCAACACGTTCACGAAGGCAGGGCACGTTCTGCAGGGCGCTAATAAATCTCCACACTGAATCGAATTGAGTTCTAggattttacttgccaaaactacgatttgattatgaggcacaccgtagtaggggtctccggattagttttgatccccaggggatctttaacgtgcccaaaATACACCGGACCACGgtcgtttttgcgtttcgcccctatcgaaatgcggtcgccgcggccgagatttgatcccgcgacctcgtgtttagcagcgcaacaataTACCATAGCCGCTTAGccaccaatcgtcgtgcagaaaaacgggcggAAGACCGCttgcagagggggggggggggggggtgtaaacttcgctcgttgctgctgcagcgcttcctcacgccagcgttttggtagcgagtgtccacggtcatcaAGTGTGATTTGTACATATCTGCctgcgcgcgctgacaccatactgtttaatttagttagtaagtgaatgtttccaTGTTTAAATGGCCGATAAGActtctatccttacttcgtacagctgtctactcatttgctattgcaaccgatgcttcgcctttctggcgaaactgcgacttttgcgTTACTGTTATCAGACCAAAACGTGTACGTCGTTTATAATTTTCAGAACAGTAATATTACTGGTATTAAGTTGCCAAGAAACTGAAAAAATACTTTGTCATAGAGCTCACTGATAAGCAGATAAACTATCATGATTATGCAAGATGGTTTAACGCAGCCACTGGTCTTTAGAGAATCTTGCGATGTTGCTGTAACGCCATATGTTCTTAGGAAACTGTGCAAGCTTGCTGgactgcttgcttttttttttattgttaaggAAGTAGTGCGTCGGTTTATAGTGTAATAAGTTTTCCCTGTAAACGAAGGGCAGACAGTTACAATAAGGTATATGCAGCAGAGGAAATTTCATCAGTGCGGTGAAGAGGCAACTGTCATCCGCATTCTGTGCCAGTGTCGGCAGTATCGTGTACATAGACGCTAATTTACCGCTGTAGCTCAACAAGATTGACGACCGGCTTCTGCGGGTAGAAGTACTCTACAACATATGCGTGGCTCGCTATCCGGTCAGAATACCGTAAAAATACTGATGCGCTTTTTTTTCCCGATTCACCGGACTTAGTGAACGTCTGCAGTAGTTagtaattcctttttttttctttctccttttctctCCTCCTGACTTGAAATGTTACCGCGGTAGAGGTAGTTACCTTTAGGTAGGTACTGAAAGAACCATATTGAGTAAAAAACTGAGTAATGTAATTAATTGACCAAGTCTAGTTTAGTCTCAATGTCAAGtttaccgttctttttttttgtatgtatatAGCCTCGCCTAAAATCAACGTTTAGAGCTTCGGGACTATGTTCCCATTCGGGAATATCGGGTAGTCATTCCATTACCATTCCATTCCGGGTGTTTGAATATGTAGAATGATACCGGAATAATTCAAACTCCGGAGTTTCCGCTCCAGAACTCTGGTATCCACCATTCTCAAGGTACGTGTTGTGCACGAAACACGGCCAATATTGTCAAGCGCCAAGTCTGAATGATGTGTTATATTGTTATAACATTGAATTGTTATACGCCCGAACTCTTTATTGTATAATATTTAGTATGTAACACCTTATACCATGTTCCTATGTATCACATACAGCCCTTCCTGttacaatccctgatgggattcacagtatcaataaatgaaatgaatgaatgaaatgaaatgtgtaGTAATGAGCACCGCAGGGGCTTTATCTCTGCGTTGCCGCAGATGCATCCGTTTAGTCCTCAGTGGTACTGTTATAGGGACAGTTGCTGTTTTGTCGGAACAGCAGCAACAGTTTGTAGGGGATGTGGACAGTTGTAATTCACGAGCAGCAAGTTCATGCTCGAGGATTCCTATGATTAAATGTGGCGCCCAGTCCGCCCTCTTTTCGTATAGCGGTCGCACCTGTTGTGTATTCGTTCTCAATTTTATTAGAAATCGTCGTCAAAAGTGCAGTGAATGAGGTTGGACGGTCTCCGTACCCCACGGATCCCAGACTGAGCAAACCCAGAgagatgaaatatatatatatatatatgcttctacAAACATACAGCAATACAGCAGATGGCGGCCCTACCTCGGAGCTCCTAGTAGGTGAcatgggtagcggcaatggaaaagaaacctgcattgagtaactacttaagaggaaaaaacgaaatcaggaaagaaacaatttacgataactcaacgggaagctcattacattttgaagcgagatcatgatgccttagaacacgtacctataaagcgagatatgagAAGGGAAAAGAAGCATGTTTTATCAGATTGTGAAGGCTTCAGCCCAGCGGTAGAAAGCCAAAAAGTAAAGAAGCACTgttgaaaacagtggaaaaaactttaaaagatagacaaataccacacagctggcgacaaagaagaatgaatttaatttataaaggtaagggggagaaagctcgaattcactcgtatagaccgttggcgattacatcggtaatatacaggctggcaatgcaggcaatcaaattaaagctgcaagcatgggcagagaataatagcattctgggagaacttcagaatggcttcagaataggtaggcgtttggaggATAACttctttgttcttactcagtgtattgaaatatgaagagtagaaagcagaccgttatatgtggcctttttagacattacaggagcgtaccacaacgcagaccgcaacattttgtgggatattctggaaggggaaggcttcgGTGACGAATGTGtacagctcttgagagagatttacctagaaactaccgtttgcgttgaatgggaagggatgaggagcgaggagaaagttgatatcaacaagtgaCTGACGCAGGAgtgccctttattcccactgctgtttatgatgtacatggtgaggagggagagggcgctagagggaagtaatatcgggtttagtcTCTCATGcagacaggcgggtacagtagtagagcagcagcttccaggtttattttatgcggacgaaatTGGGTTGCTAGCTGACAaggaaagtgatttgcaacgtctggctaatatctgtggacaggaaggcaacaatttagctttgaaatttagtgttgcaaaatcaggtgttatggtattcaatgaaaacagtgaacagagagtcgcagtacagggccaggaaatacctcgggtaagagaatataaatatcttggtatatggataaacggaggcaatagatatatggaaacacagaaaaaaaaaaaacaataacagcaaaggcgaagagaaatgcagccataatgaagcacagagcgctatggggatacaataggtacgaggtgctccggggtatgtggaaaagtgtaatggttctaggacttacttttggaaatgcggttgtttgcttgaaatcaagggtacaatcaggaatcgatgggaaccaaaggtcagtgggtggcctcgcattgagcgctcacaagaagactacaaatgaagctatgcagggtgatatgggatgGACTAGTTTTgaggtgagggaagctcacagtaaaattgattaagAAGAACGACTGATGAATATGCAAGAAAGaaaatgggctgggagaatgttgaggtatctgtagaggaaaaacactgattcacagtggagaaaaagaactaggaagcttaccagcaagtatgcggcctgtagggtgggtaacacagcaacaaagaacgtcaagcaggaagtcagagaggccgaaatgatctcattggtggcggcaattgaaaagaaacctgccatgagtaaatacttaagaggaataaacgaaataaggaaagaaccaatttatgataactcaaagggaagctcattacttttcgaagcgagatcgggttgccttagaacacgcacctataaagcgagatatgagaaggaaaaagaagcatgtgcttgctgcggtaaagctagggaaaagatggagcatgttttattagaacgtgaaggcatctgcccagcggtcgatttaggcaccactggcctcattgaagcccttgggttcagcgagagcagggggaatgtaaacatgtcctcaatagagattagtaagaggcatctggaagattggtgggagaaaggtagggaaacgacaaaaaacggagacgcacaaaagcaaagttcgcaatagggggtcagaaaatttggttgtggaagttcatagtgtttttttttctttcttaacttaggcaggacattaggcagtattatagcaagagcttggtggcgcaacccaccgcctcgttccaaaaggaatgctcataacatacatacatacatacatacatacatacatacatacatacatacatacatacatacatacatacatacatacatacatacatacatacatacatgcatacatacatacatacatacatacatacatacatacatacatcgccAACTTCGTGTAACGGCGCACATCCGACTAGAGAGtggagaacgtaccggtacgtcagtgacatgGAGGGACAGAAACGTGCCGGTACGCGTCAGTGATACTGAAAGGGTTATTGGAGTTGTCAGTCGTAGTCGTTGGGAGGACCTTGGagcgacagggctaggcgagcaggatttatttgcagtatttacatttaaaacaagacatacatggacagtctagcgtgactcccaaatgaagcccgcaagactaacatgcAGCAAACAggttacgagcacacagctcacgagtacatttcgagcatgacaacgagcacgcagctcactagtacatttctagcacaacaacgagcacgcagctcactagtacatttctagcacgacaacgagcacaccctagcagccggcaaacactgcttataagcacttggtcccccccccccccctccttgattccaagcgaacggaaacgttcgtccagccatcgttcgacgtcaccgtttgacgtcaccgtagatgacccacccttttggaggaggcgggctcacatactcgtgttgcacaggtttcagtgccgcacaggtttcagtggtccggagccgacgtcagaggggcttcatAGAACTCTGAGCCGTGCCTGTTGACGCGGCGggatagcacattgtctggtttctcgaaaagctcatggggaggttccgccaattacctcccctcgagaactcccctgagctgaccccgcgccacgtggctgccggttatccgcagttctctaagtgcgccccgtccggttggattggaacacgtgcagcgggctgaaatagctgccacgttgtcaccccgtacggccattcctaacagggTAATACCTATGTTCAACCCGCATTACTTACATTGGATGTGGTTGTTTCACATGGCTAGTATTTATGCTCTGGACCCCTTTCACGCTTCACTGTGTGGTACGATTGCGTGACGAACTTGTTATTTTTTGTGGTCTATCATTCTGTTCGTGCGCATCAATAAAATATACCAACTGGCCTTCTGCCGGATGGCTGAAATTTAAATCATGTGGCCTTCcatgccaaaacgacgatctcaATAGGAGGCATGCAATAGTGAGGGACCCACTAttgccatctggggttctttaacgtgcatccaatagACGGTACACGAGCGCCATCCACTCCACCCCCATCGGAATAGGGCCGCCACGATCGAACTcaagacctcgagctcagcagcgcgacgccgtagccactaagctagCGCAGCTAAAGACCCTTTAAGCGCGGCAGGTCCTGCCGGTATAGCTGCATACGGCAATCTAAGCAGTTTGAGTTAGAGGCCACATTGACTTCAAATGAAGGAACGCGGCTCCTCGGGAGTTCCAGGACAACCAATCGCATCCTTCTTCACACGGCTCGGCTCAGCTTCGCGTTTCCACGCGCAGTCGTGTGAAGACACCTGTACGGAGGGGCGCAAGCACACGATTACGTCACCAAGTAGACGTGTCTTTACGAAAAcgaaaaatttcaccgacgattacgatactcgctaAATGTagggaaatttgagcgcagctctatacgtattttaatttcgcgtgtcaatattttgtactATGATTACATAGGTACGCGGTTTACATTAGAAAGAGAACTCTCTGAGTAGCGTATCTGGCGCGGacgatctgtctcgtgcggcacattgcgaacggagcgaagtgtggcgcaactgcctcgctaatcggaagatcgcgagaggcagcgcgtgggtgacgtgtgggcgcgattcacagcagccgccgcgtGGCAGACCACCGCTCATGCATTGCTTTGTTTGcatacagacgacgcgctctACTCCAGCCCCATATCGTAGCCGTCGTCGCCCCACAGCCCCtattgcgcggcactacgcttttcttctcacgctttcgtcccaccaacgacgagagcggcccttcgtcgcggggaaatcgtgccaccgGTGCCAGCGGCAatacccaagggagcgtcacatcgagccttgccggccttactcgtagccgctcgccatcacgcCTTGCCGAtgcagtgatccccgtcacacacgctggtatcgTGGATTAACATCAGCAGCTGACGCCACAGACGAGCGTAGCCCTTCCCCCTCACGCCGtcctgtaccccccccccccccctccctcggaAGGGCAGAGGAGATcacccacgcggctgcggatgccgcgGCAACTCGGCGCATGCGACTTGCATGCGACGGCCGTCTCCCCtacgctcctcctccgctttccacctcatgcttTCGTTGTAGCCTcgtcctcttccgctttcctccttgcgctttCTTTGTTCTCGCCCCAGCAAAAGCGAAGAGAGCACTCGCGGGGGCGAGAGGTATCTTcttcattccccgctgcgctctacgttcgctctttcatccttcgcgctgctcgttcgcttggttatgcTGACGCCGCCGAggtacgccgacgctcaacgcaagaGCTGGGCTCTGACAGGTGCATCGAGCACTTACATGCAAATACATCTAGAAAAAGAGCATTTGCTGGGGTTAGTTGGTACGTAATGGGAACGTAGTTGCTATGTAAGTGGGCGTActatattacagtgaagctgtataagcTAGGACTTTCATTCATTTTTCGTGTTAGtgcgtcaacaacaaaaaaggtgagCGTGGACCGATACCGCAGATTGTGCAATactgggctgacccgcggcggaggtcaagcaggcttcaagtactccgccaataatagtaataataataataataataataataataataataataataataataataataataataataataataataaagacaaataaatcaagatgcattgtttcaagtcgatgagTATACTGGTAtcatttgtgaacagcacatggactcacgaaCAGGAGGCGTTGCCATATGCGCAAAGGACAAAACGTATGTTCTACCATACACCCTCGATTAGCAAGAGGACAATGCCGCCGACTGCATAGATGTCGGTGCCGTACAAACGGAAGACGGAATTGCGATATCCACTGTGTGTATATCTCCAGGCACAGCCAAGTGTGATATCGATAGGGTTCATGACCACGCCCTTTGCATGgtttagccgtgatgacactactCCTGTGGTCATCGTCGGATACTTCATTGGGaccatttcaaaaccagacaagaagtggttcactcagtttgtgctagaagagttcCACGTCAATTCGCGTCCCTCAACTACTCAACAATCGCCGTGCATAGATTTAACTTTGGTCAAGAATCTGTCTGCAGTTGTAACCGAACCGATCAGTGCATATCACAGCAATAACAAAGCTATCGTCGCTACCATTGCCAAAGGATGAAAATTAATACATAAACCCTTGTTTAACTCTGTaggatgtgctacagcttcgctggtcatccaccggCACATAGTGAAATTGCTCCCAAGTTTCTTTTTAGAATCATCGAATAAGGATCGAGTCTGAGAAGCACAACGATTCGAGTGTTTTCTGCGCCTCCTCACCGGTACGCACAGGCCGCCGTCTTTCTGGCTCGAGTACAACATCAATGCGACGCCATGACGGGACGCGCtattgtcgcattcatgtaaccATCGCTTCGCTACATGGTAATTCTCATGCTACTTTTCCTTTAGTAGTAAATGTATCTGTATAGACGTTGCACTTGACTATCAGTTACGATTTAACTGCCATATAGACTTACtccgaaaaaaaaggaacctggATACGGAACTAGAGTGTTGTTAAAGGAACACAATACCTTAGATGTATCAAACTTAATTACTTACTATTATGCATTTGTTCAGGACAACACTGATTACTGCATATAAACATGGGGGCTCACCTATTATTCTCATATTATTTCGTTACAGTACATTGAAAATCTGTTAGTCCGAATTCACGGAATCCCAGTGGAACTGTTCTATTTTGCTAACTCAGTGTGTTGCGCTGAGATAACTAATTTTGTATGGTCTTGGCATTATCATATGCATACCGACTAGTGCGAAATCCACACTTTTTTTGCGTCGGGCATACCAGGCATCTCAGTAACTTCAATAATCGGTTTTCTTCTCTACTAAATCTGCATAGGAATCATGGTAATCAAGCAGTTGGTTTCGCATTTATTAAAGTCGTCCGCGACCATAACGCGTTCTGTTGGCTAGccaatttaaaggacccttcaggacggctggggcggtggagcctaagactgcaagaatatgatatcactgtaacctacaagtccagaCGAAAACATTCTGATGCCAATTGCCTATCACGCGTCTCCATTGACTCGTCGCCGCAAGATGaagaggatgacgacgccttccttggaatattaagcgcggaagacttcgctgaacagcaacgagcagacccggagctgaaaaacctcgtcgagggcacaccgacgttgtccctagggcatttaatcTAGGAATGTCTTCGTcctcgcttcaaaacaatctactcgtaatgaacttctcaccagtccgcgccaactaccttcttgttgcctCATcgttgcgtccagaagtactgcacaccCTACATGATGGTCCGACCGCTgcacacctcggattttcccggacactgtcgaggatacaggaaaagtattaccggccgtgcctgaccgccgacgtcgcccgttacgtcaagacatgcggACACTGTCAGCCACGCAAGACACCAcggacaaggccagcgggattactacagccgatcgagcctccttgccgaccatttcagcagatcgggatggacttgttggaaCACTTTCCGATGCCAACTACCGGAAATAGGCGGATCTTCGTGGCGACGGAGTACCTCACCAGCTTCgttgaaacgaaagctctgccgaaaggtagcgcagccgaagtgggaAAATTCTTCgtcaagaacatcctgctgcgacatggcgcctgttacgatcggcctgcaggggtactgacctGCGAACCTTTTCCCAGCCCGCTGCAGCTGTTTCGATTGTCCTGCGGGGGTAGCGATCTTCGAGCccttcccggcccgctgcgacaAGTCGCTCTGGAgagccaacaatgc includes:
- the LOC126548251 gene encoding uncharacterized protein produces the protein MGQLMSCCGCKCCSHTRDRLRSRLPWLFGSAQRLEQAPEQQRIPEQQPQQQPEPAQQGLEKDAPAAEKPTSLPSVPGTAVQSPSDSEAIVTSSVGETTDTEGLLPTVISPSDSSLTVVSPATTSSESREGPPAQVASSSSGLSSTTPENDAPSTATAAAGTVETPP